Proteins encoded in a region of the Vitis riparia cultivar Riparia Gloire de Montpellier isolate 1030 chromosome 7, EGFV_Vit.rip_1.0, whole genome shotgun sequence genome:
- the LOC117919025 gene encoding snRNA-activating protein complex subunit isoform X1, producing the protein MEIVECGLEDEDSYVSVPRGGPIYVPDFVGPITRVPEFLTSVVQHLQDLEAEISQAHDEVLSVDELKIFTEEELVDKAFKEAFKDSEGAQHSSQLSDENSNAGGERDCRNSNKRKRRQIIDRNDFSVEDSYTAKVQQLAEIKHKQDEDKAAARLHSFDGSCKINECALPSSEKIERIKYLRSISSVTKVKSSNIHGHVMEHYEDAVLCIEIYHSRRTWVKAQEFLVLGRQTLTELRDNICCATDQVMQKAGKHNPSGYILIEDVFCNDLRDPSAIDYSKPIFDWLRNSKDDALEKWECIISGDLQQKQKALLGDPTISRLPHFKAVDMHKTRFCDLQFRLGAGYLYCHQGDCRHTIVIRDMRLFHPEDVGDRAAYPILTFQLKSRVQKCCVCKIYRATKVTVDDKWAPENPCYFCDNCYFLLHYSEDGSLLYKEFSVYDYHHE; encoded by the exons ATGGAGATAGTTGAGTGTGGACTTGAGGATGAAGATTCTTATGTCTCTGTTCCTCGTGGCGGACCAATTTATGTTCCTGATTTCGTGGGTCCAATTACTAGGGTTCCTGAATTCTTAACTAGTGTAGTCCAACATCTGCAG GATTTAGAGGCAGAAATATCCCAAGCCCATGATGAAGTTCTTTC GGTTGATGAGCTTAAAATATTTACTGAAGAAGAGTTGGTAGACAAGGCTTTTAAGGAAGCTTTTAAG GATAGTGAGGGGGCTCAACATTCCTCACAACTTTCAGATGAGAACTCTAATGCAGG gGGAGAACGTGATTGTAGAAATTCAAACAAGAGGAAGAGGAGGCAAATCATTGACCGGAATGATTTTTCTGTTGAA GATAGTTATACTGCAAAGGTGCAGCAACTTgcagaaatcaaacataaacaAGACGAAGACAAAGCAGCAGCAAGACTTCATTCATTTGA CGGTAGTTGCAAGATCAATGAATGTGCTCTTCCATCCTCGGAAAAGATTGAAAGGATAAAATACCTGAGGTCTATAAGTTCTGTGACAAag GTGAAGTCATCAAATATCCATGGTCATGTCATGGAGCATTACGAAGATGCTGTTCTTTGTATTGAGATTTATCATAGCAGAAGAACGTGGGTAAAG GCCCAAGAGTTCTTGGTTTTAGGAAGGCAAACCTTGACTGAACTGAGGGACAACATTTGTTGTGCAACAGACCAGGTTATGCAAAAAGCAGGGAAGCATAACCCTTCTGGATATATCCTCATAGAG GATGTATTTTGCAATGATTTGAGAGATCCTTCTGCAATAGACTACAGCAAACCCATATTTGATTGGCTTAGAAACTCCAAGGATGATGCCCTTGAGAAATGGGAGTGCATCATCTCTGGTGACTTACAACAGAAGCAAAAAGCACTTTTAGGGGATCCGACAATTTCACGCTTGCCTCACTTCAAAGCTGTTGACATGCATAAGACACGCTTTTGTGATTTGCAATTTCGACTTGGTGCTGGATATCTCTATTGTCACCAG GGGGATTGCAGGCACACAATTGTGATCAGAGATATGAGATTGTTTCATCCAGAGGATGTAGGTGATCGGGCGGCTTATCCAATACTTACATTTCAACTAAAGTCACGTGTTCAGAAATGTTGCGTATGTAAGATTTACAGAGCTACGAAGGTGACTGTGGATGACAAGTGGGCTCCGGAGAATCCTTGCTATTTTTGTGATAATTGTTATTTCCTTCTTCATTACTCGGAGGATGGGTCATTGTTGTACAAGGAGTTCTCAGTCTATGATTATCATCATGAATGA
- the LOC117918900 gene encoding alpha-1,3-mannosyl-glycoprotein 2-beta-N-acetylglucosaminyltransferase isoform X2, translating into MPKFLCDVRVLLVVAAIAFIYLQLRLFATQSEYAERIAAAVEAENHCTSQMRSLIDQISMQQGRIVALEEQKKLQDLECGQLRTLVQELERKGLQRLIDKEPVAAVVIMACNRADYLERTIKSVLKYQSSVALKYPLFVSQDGADPSVRSKALSYDQLAYMQHLDNEPVKTERPGELIAYYKIARHYKWALDELFYKNNFSRVIILEDDMEIAPDFFDYFEATAALLDNDKSIMAVSSWNDNGQKQFVHDPYTLYRSDFFPGLGWMLSKSIWDELSPKWPKAYWDDWLRLKENHKGRQFIRPEVCRTYNFGEHGSSFGQFFKQYLEPIKLNDVRVDWKSIDLSFLREDKYPRHFADMVKNAKPVYGADVVLKAYNIDGDVRIQYRDQADFERIARQFGIFEEWKDGIPRTAYKGVVVFRYQTPRRIFLVASDSLRWLGID; encoded by the exons ATGCCTAAATTTCTTTGCGATGTCAGAGTCCTCCTCGTCGTTGCAGCAATCGCATTCATCTATCTTCAG TTGCGGCTTTTTGCTACCCAGTCCGAATATGCCGAACGCATAGCTGCTGCA GTGGAGGCAGAAAACCATTGTACCAGTCAAATGCGATCTCTGATTGATCAAATAAGTATGCAACAAGGACGAATTGTGGCCCTTGAAG AACAGAAGAAACTTCAAGACCTAGAGTGTGGACAATTGAGAACTCTAGTTCAAGAGCTTGAAA GGAAAGGCCTACAGAGACTGATTGATAAA GAGCCTGTCGCAGCCGTTGTGATCATGGCATGCAATCGTGCTGATTATCTGGAGAGGACTATTAAATCTGTCTTGAA atatcaAAGCTCTGTTGCTTTAAAGTATCCACTCTTTGTATCCCAG GATGGAGCAGATCCAAGTGTTAGAAGTAAGGCCTTGAGTTATGATCAGCTAGCATATATGCAG CACTTGGATAACGAACCAGTGAAGACCGAAAGGCCAGGGGAATTGATTGCATACTACAAGATTGCAC GTCATTACAAATGGGCACTGGATGAGTTGTTCTACAAGAATAATTTCAGCCGAGTAATCATACTAGAAG ATGATATGGAAATTGCCCCTGATTTCTTTGACTACTTTGAGGCTACCGCAGCTCTCCTGGACAATGATAA GTCCATTATGGCTGTTTCTTCATGGAATGACAATGGGCAAAAGCAGTTTGTGCATGATCCTT ATACACTTTATCGATCAGATTTCTTTCCTGGACTCGGATGGATGCTGTCTAAATCTATATGGGATGAGTTATCACCAAAGTGGCCAAAAGC TTACTGGGATGATTGGTTGAGGTTAAAAGAGAATCACAAAGGTCGGCAGTTTATTCGTCCAGAAGTATGCAGAACATATAATTTTGGTGAGCAT GGTTCTAGTTTCGGGCAATTTTTCAAACAGTATCTTGAACCAATTAAACTGAATGATGTCAGA GTTGATTGGAAATCAATTGATCTTAGCTTCCTGAGGGAG GACAAGTATCCAAGGCACTTTGCTGATATGGTGAAAAATGCTAAACCGGTTTATGGGGCAGATGTTGTTCTGAAGGCATATAATATAGATGGTGATGTGCGTATTCAATATAGAGACCAGGCAGACTTTGAACGTATTGCACGCCAGTTTGGCATTTTTGAAGAATGGAAG
- the LOC117919025 gene encoding snRNA-activating protein complex subunit isoform X2 — MMKFFLRVDELKIFTEEELVDKAFKEAFKDSEGAQHSSQLSDENSNAGGERDCRNSNKRKRRQIIDRNDFSVEDSYTAKVQQLAEIKHKQDEDKAAARLHSFDGSCKINECALPSSEKIERIKYLRSISSVTKVKSSNIHGHVMEHYEDAVLCIEIYHSRRTWVKAQEFLVLGRQTLTELRDNICCATDQVMQKAGKHNPSGYILIEDVFCNDLRDPSAIDYSKPIFDWLRNSKDDALEKWECIISGDLQQKQKALLGDPTISRLPHFKAVDMHKTRFCDLQFRLGAGYLYCHQGDCRHTIVIRDMRLFHPEDVGDRAAYPILTFQLKSRVQKCCVCKIYRATKVTVDDKWAPENPCYFCDNCYFLLHYSEDGSLLYKEFSVYDYHHE; from the exons ATGATGAAGTTCTTTC TTAGGGTTGATGAGCTTAAAATATTTACTGAAGAAGAGTTGGTAGACAAGGCTTTTAAGGAAGCTTTTAAG GATAGTGAGGGGGCTCAACATTCCTCACAACTTTCAGATGAGAACTCTAATGCAGG gGGAGAACGTGATTGTAGAAATTCAAACAAGAGGAAGAGGAGGCAAATCATTGACCGGAATGATTTTTCTGTTGAA GATAGTTATACTGCAAAGGTGCAGCAACTTgcagaaatcaaacataaacaAGACGAAGACAAAGCAGCAGCAAGACTTCATTCATTTGA CGGTAGTTGCAAGATCAATGAATGTGCTCTTCCATCCTCGGAAAAGATTGAAAGGATAAAATACCTGAGGTCTATAAGTTCTGTGACAAag GTGAAGTCATCAAATATCCATGGTCATGTCATGGAGCATTACGAAGATGCTGTTCTTTGTATTGAGATTTATCATAGCAGAAGAACGTGGGTAAAG GCCCAAGAGTTCTTGGTTTTAGGAAGGCAAACCTTGACTGAACTGAGGGACAACATTTGTTGTGCAACAGACCAGGTTATGCAAAAAGCAGGGAAGCATAACCCTTCTGGATATATCCTCATAGAG GATGTATTTTGCAATGATTTGAGAGATCCTTCTGCAATAGACTACAGCAAACCCATATTTGATTGGCTTAGAAACTCCAAGGATGATGCCCTTGAGAAATGGGAGTGCATCATCTCTGGTGACTTACAACAGAAGCAAAAAGCACTTTTAGGGGATCCGACAATTTCACGCTTGCCTCACTTCAAAGCTGTTGACATGCATAAGACACGCTTTTGTGATTTGCAATTTCGACTTGGTGCTGGATATCTCTATTGTCACCAG GGGGATTGCAGGCACACAATTGTGATCAGAGATATGAGATTGTTTCATCCAGAGGATGTAGGTGATCGGGCGGCTTATCCAATACTTACATTTCAACTAAAGTCACGTGTTCAGAAATGTTGCGTATGTAAGATTTACAGAGCTACGAAGGTGACTGTGGATGACAAGTGGGCTCCGGAGAATCCTTGCTATTTTTGTGATAATTGTTATTTCCTTCTTCATTACTCGGAGGATGGGTCATTGTTGTACAAGGAGTTCTCAGTCTATGATTATCATCATGAATGA
- the LOC117918900 gene encoding alpha-1,3-mannosyl-glycoprotein 2-beta-N-acetylglucosaminyltransferase isoform X1 gives MPKFLCDVRVLLVVAAIAFIYLQLRLFATQSEYAERIAAAVEAENHCTSQMRSLIDQISMQQGRIVALEEQKKLQDLECGQLRTLVQELERKGLQRLIDKVQEPVAAVVIMACNRADYLERTIKSVLKYQSSVALKYPLFVSQDGADPSVRSKALSYDQLAYMQHLDNEPVKTERPGELIAYYKIARHYKWALDELFYKNNFSRVIILEDDMEIAPDFFDYFEATAALLDNDKSIMAVSSWNDNGQKQFVHDPYTLYRSDFFPGLGWMLSKSIWDELSPKWPKAYWDDWLRLKENHKGRQFIRPEVCRTYNFGEHGSSFGQFFKQYLEPIKLNDVRVDWKSIDLSFLREDKYPRHFADMVKNAKPVYGADVVLKAYNIDGDVRIQYRDQADFERIARQFGIFEEWKDGIPRTAYKGVVVFRYQTPRRIFLVASDSLRWLGID, from the exons ATGCCTAAATTTCTTTGCGATGTCAGAGTCCTCCTCGTCGTTGCAGCAATCGCATTCATCTATCTTCAG TTGCGGCTTTTTGCTACCCAGTCCGAATATGCCGAACGCATAGCTGCTGCA GTGGAGGCAGAAAACCATTGTACCAGTCAAATGCGATCTCTGATTGATCAAATAAGTATGCAACAAGGACGAATTGTGGCCCTTGAAG AACAGAAGAAACTTCAAGACCTAGAGTGTGGACAATTGAGAACTCTAGTTCAAGAGCTTGAAA GGAAAGGCCTACAGAGACTGATTGATAAAGTACAG GAGCCTGTCGCAGCCGTTGTGATCATGGCATGCAATCGTGCTGATTATCTGGAGAGGACTATTAAATCTGTCTTGAA atatcaAAGCTCTGTTGCTTTAAAGTATCCACTCTTTGTATCCCAG GATGGAGCAGATCCAAGTGTTAGAAGTAAGGCCTTGAGTTATGATCAGCTAGCATATATGCAG CACTTGGATAACGAACCAGTGAAGACCGAAAGGCCAGGGGAATTGATTGCATACTACAAGATTGCAC GTCATTACAAATGGGCACTGGATGAGTTGTTCTACAAGAATAATTTCAGCCGAGTAATCATACTAGAAG ATGATATGGAAATTGCCCCTGATTTCTTTGACTACTTTGAGGCTACCGCAGCTCTCCTGGACAATGATAA GTCCATTATGGCTGTTTCTTCATGGAATGACAATGGGCAAAAGCAGTTTGTGCATGATCCTT ATACACTTTATCGATCAGATTTCTTTCCTGGACTCGGATGGATGCTGTCTAAATCTATATGGGATGAGTTATCACCAAAGTGGCCAAAAGC TTACTGGGATGATTGGTTGAGGTTAAAAGAGAATCACAAAGGTCGGCAGTTTATTCGTCCAGAAGTATGCAGAACATATAATTTTGGTGAGCAT GGTTCTAGTTTCGGGCAATTTTTCAAACAGTATCTTGAACCAATTAAACTGAATGATGTCAGA GTTGATTGGAAATCAATTGATCTTAGCTTCCTGAGGGAG GACAAGTATCCAAGGCACTTTGCTGATATGGTGAAAAATGCTAAACCGGTTTATGGGGCAGATGTTGTTCTGAAGGCATATAATATAGATGGTGATGTGCGTATTCAATATAGAGACCAGGCAGACTTTGAACGTATTGCACGCCAGTTTGGCATTTTTGAAGAATGGAAG